The genome window TCGGTGATCGAGATCGGAAGAGAACCTCAAAAGATTCAGATTCTAACCGATATCGACGGGGTGCAATTTGAAGAGTGCTATGCTAACCGACTCACGGTGAGCGTATCCTCGCAGACGATACCATTTATAGGGCTTCAAGAGTTGATTAAGAACAAGAGTGCGTCGCCACGAGCTAAAGATAAAATCGATCTTGAGGAACTCATTCGCATCCAGAACACGCGTCAGTAGGTAAGCCCTCCATTTCATACAATTTGCCGAACCTGGGCGATCGAGGCAACGCGTGCGGGGCGTCACGCCGCCTGCTGCGCACGCGTCGCGCCACCCCTACCGCGTGCCTCATCGACCGATCGTTCGGCCTTCGTGTTCACTTTTCAAACGTGAGTAGGACTTGACAACCTCGGTTGATTGTAAGACGGTAAGACATGCAGACGACGCTTTCAAGTAAGGGGCAGGTAGTCCTACCTCGAAGTGCGCGAGACTTACTTCGATTGAAGCCAGGTACTAAGCTGGATTGCACGATTGAGGGTAACTCAATCGTGTTAAAGCCCGAGGTACCTGCATCCTTAGAGCGAGTGCTTGTAAAGGATCCGATATCCGGATTGGTGGTTTCGAAGCCCGTTCACAGGGTAGGAAAGGTAAGTTCGGAGACGATCAAAGAGCTCCTCGCTGATTTCCCATGAGGTTTCTGCTCGATGTGAATGCGCTCATCGCGCTCGCGCATACCGATCACGAAGCTCACAGCACCACGACAAAATGGTTCGCTCGAACAGCGCAGCACGCGGAAGTTTTCTTCACCTGTGCGATTACGGAGCTCGGGTTTGCTCGTGTCTCTGTTCAAGCCCGACTTGAGCCAGATGTGGATGCGGCCAAGCGTACATTGGGCGAGCTGAGGAAATCAAGTAGCGTACCGTTCAAAATAGTCGGTGATGATATAGGCATCGAAATGCTTCCGACTGCCATTCGTGGTCACTCGTCTATCACTGATGCACATTTGATTCTACTCGCCAAAAAGTATGGCGCGAAACTCGCGACTTTAGATACGGGAATTGAAGGCGCAGAGCTTATAAGCTGATCCTTGTTCTCGCGCTGGCCGAACCTGACGATCGAGGCAATCCGTGCTGGCGGCATAGGCCGTGCGGAGCACGTCCAATGCCCCCCACACTCCCGCCTCATCTCCTTCGTTCGGCCTTTGTCGCGAATATTCCGTTCGAAATGGATAGCGGTGACTACGTGCGAAGGTGTCATCGCTATGAATGGACAAAAAGCACGACGTCATTGATACCGACTTTAAGCGGTCGTATTCCAATCATCTTGCGCAACTCCGATCGAAGCTCGATAGGGACGTGGCTTTGAGGGAGGCTATTGGCGGAGACTTTGAGGCAATCGGTAAGCTAGAACACCATCTCTTGTGCTCAATTGGCCTTCATCACCAGTCTTCAGTTATTGATGTTGGATGCGGCTCAGGGCGACTCGCTGTTCAGTTGGCGAGGTACCCGAATTTAAAATATCAGGGGTTTGATGTTATCCCGGACCTATTGGCATACGCGCAGGAACTATGTGGCCGGCGAGACTGGCGATTCCAGGTGACGAATGGCCGAGAGATACCGTCCGCGGATTCGTCAGCAGAAATCGTAAGCATGTTTTCTGTGATTACCCACCTTTTGCACGAGGATTCATTCCGCTATTTTAGGGAGGCATCGCGTGTACTAGCCAAAGGCGGTAAGTTGGTAGTTTCCTTTCTCGAGTTCTTAGTCCCTCTTCATTGGGATACCTTTTACGCGTCAGTGGAATCGACAGCGTCCGGAATCCACCTAAATCAGTTCGTGTCCCGAGACGCGCTTAAAGCGTGGGCGGATCATTCGGGACTCGAGGTAGAAAGTATTAGGGGAGGGAACGAGTTCCATATTCCAATACCTGAAGAAATAGTTTTCGAAAATGGTTCGCGACAGGGTACGTTGGGCACGTTTGGGCAATCAGTTGCCGTGTTTGTTAAGAAATAGCTATCGCACAGATTTGGCCGAACCTGCAGGTAGATGCCAACGGGAACGCGCGGCACGCCAGCTGCTTGCGCACCTGTCGCGCCACGCATTCCCGTGGCATACCCTCGGTCGTTCGGCGTTCCTCCTTATTGATTGATAGCAAGAAGCGTCACCGCGCCTACTTGACGTTTAGATATCAGTAGGGTTTACTTTGATCATGTTCGAGTCCGTCATAGGTCCTTTTCGCGACCGCATTCTTGGTACTCCTCGTGCCACTTTCTAAGCTGCTCGAAAACGCACTCGGGCAGATTCATGATCCTTAGGTGCTTAATCTCGCCACCTGGCGTGTCCTTAACAGCGATGCTTAGTTCATAGTCACCGCGATCGATTCAAACAACCCGAAAAGGAAAAACATCCTGAACAAGAAACTGGTGATCATTGTAATTGCGCTCATCACGCTGCATTCTTCCGGATGCGTGTCCACGAACGAGCGGATACCGACGAGCGATCGGACCTCGTGGTCGTTCGAACCCGAAGCGAGGAATCGAGTTTCTGCAACGGTAGATCTAGGCGACGGCGAGGCGGAAGTAATTGGAGAACTTGGCAAAGCCAAATGCAACCGTCCAATGGCGGAAGTCCCTTCTGAGCGAACGAGAATAGGCACTGTATTGCAGTTGGCGGCTAGCGGGGCCACCCACCAACAAAGGGAAGGTGGGCGAGACGATTTTGCTTACGGCGCCCTTGCGATCGGAGGAGCAGTTCTCGCTCTCGATTTCTCGGGCCTCAGTGGCATGTGATCGGTGCTTGCCTGCACGTTTTAAGGAAATGAGTCCCCGGTGTACACAAGTGCGGGCTTCATTGCCATTGCGCCAAGAATACATCCTTGCTTCGCCTAGAAACGACCAAATAGTCCCATCATGGCCAGGCTCGACCATCGTTATTTGGGATACCAGCTTTTGCAGGGTTATGGTCTTGAGATTGGGGCGTTGCACGAACCAGCCCCAATTCCGCCGGGTGTCGAGGTCGAGTATTTTGATGCGATTTCGGAGATAGAGGCAGCGTCTCTATTCCCAGAGATTGATTGCAGCCGTTTCGTGAGAGTGAAGTATGTTGGCGATCTCGATTCCGCTGGGCTGAAACAAATTCCTTCGCAAAGCCGCGATTTCGTCATAGCTAATCATGTCCTGGAGCACCTGTCTAATCCCATAAGGGCGGTGGAGGAGATGTTTCGGATACTGAAGACTGGAGGGATCGCGGTCATCGCAATTCCAGACAAGCGATTCACGTTTGACTCGAAGCGATTGGAAACGTCATTCGAGCATTTATGGCAGGATTACCAATCGCAGACCGTTGTGAGTGACGACAGCCACTACCTTGACTTCCTAGAGAGTGCAGCACCGCATGTATTCATGCAGGATCCAACGAACCTGTCGCATCACGTGGCTCGGGCTCGGGCTCGGCGGGAGCATACCCATGTTTGGACATCGGAAACATTCCGGAGCTTTTTGTATGAAGCAATGAAGCGGCTTGGAATCGACGCCCATGCACGTTACGAGATCTGCGGGGACGAGACACGGATAGAGTATTTCAGCGCCTGGCAGAAGCGTTCGTCGCCTTCGAAATGACTAGCCAGTTCTCGGGATCGGGAATTGCGACTTTCGCTCCATTCAACGGGTCATTATGGCAATGCGTTTTAGAGTATTCATGTCCACGGTCTGTATTTGCTTCCTGATCTCGGCGGCCCTCGGTATTTTCTGGTCCGTGCCGATAAGGCGGCCTTCGTTTATGGTTAAATTTGCGATCGACAAGCTCGCACCGTTGGGGAGTGATCGTGAGTTGGTCGAAGCAGCATTGTCAGAGCGGCGCCTTAAAACACATGTGTCAGGGGAAAGGATCGAAGCGATTCTTGGATCATACTCATTTCCGACCCAGACCACCGTGAAATGCATTTGGATTTTCTCGGAGGATTCCAAGCTCAAGGAAATAGTGATCGAAAAGACCTAGCCGATTCCGTTTGACGAGTGGTTTCTGGGCATTGTGATTGGCTTAAGCTCTAGTTTTCTTGCTAGGCATTTTCCTTTTCATCCCATCAGGTTATCTTTCCACCATGAGCCTATATACAGATGGATTTGTTATCCCCGTTCCGAAGCGCAAGCTTAAGGCATATCTCAAGATTGCCCGCCAGTCCGCGAAGATTTGGAAAGAGTACGGCGCGTTGGATTACAAGGAATGCGTTGGCGACGACCTCCAGTCGTCTTTTGCCATGCCGTTTCCCAAGGGCATCAAACTCAAGAGGGGCGAGACGGTGGTCTTTTCGTGGATCACGTACAAGTCAAAGTCACAACGCGATAGTGTGAACAAGAAGATCATGGCGGATCCACGCATGGCTGAGATTTGCGATCCCAAGAACCCGCCTTTTGATTTCAAGCGCATGCTTTACGGCGGTTTCAAAGTGGCGGTTTCCGCCTAAGGTTCCTCGTACAGCCGGACGCTCTTGCGTTTGAGATCCGGTTGCATGCTGCCGTGTGCGAGACAGGAGTTCCCATTGCGGTGTTCTGAATGAACCGCGCCAACGAAAGGCAGAACGTCGAAAGCCGTTTGAGCAGGATTGTCGGTGTCCGGCGCGGGAGACAATTTTTGATGACAAAGATAATCAACCTACGGGATGTAAAGAGTAAGGATTGGGCCTCGCCAGGTGGAAAGTTCGGGGCGTCCGATCTTGAACTCTCGATTGCGTTGGGCAGGAAGCCCGAGTCTTTAGATTTGGGTGATCGGCACCCCTTCGATGTGATTGTGTCGACAGTTCCGGCCGGGAAAGCGGCGTGCCCGTATCACGCCCATAGTGCCCAGTTCGAGTACTACCAGGTCTTGAGTGGCAAAGGACGTGTTCGAAGCGAGTCTGGGATACGGGAGATCGTTCCAGGCGATTGTTTTGTCTTTAAGCCCGGGGAGGCGCATCAACTCCTTGGCGGGGAGAATGAAGCAGTCACCGTTATCCTAGTGGCCGACAATCCATTGGGTGAAAGCTGTTACTATCCGGACAGCAAGAAATGGATTGTCCACGCTCCCGAAGACCGCTTGATCCGGTCAGAGCCTCTGGAGTACCTCGATGGGGAGAAGGATTAACAGCTGTTCTCCTTCATCGGTAGTCTGCTCGTCACCAACGCGACGAAGTTGCCCGCGTGGGTCAGCTCGAGCGAAAGGAACAGAAGGTTCGGTGTAGCGAGATTTCGGCGGCTCAAGTGAAGCATTTTGGATCCTTGGCTTCTCGGACGTGTCCCCGCGTCGAAAGTGAAAACACTAACGGAGAAGTTCGGAATCAAGGAAGGGATGCGGTGTACGTTACGGAACGTGCCTCAGGACCTCGGGCGTGTTCTTGGTGCCGGGAGTGGGCGTTGGGCCACACGTCTTCAGGGCGAGTTTGATCGAATCATCTACTTCGCATCGGGAGAGCGCTCCGCAGTGCGGGCGCTTCAGTCTTTCAAGAAGCACGTGAAGGTCGGCGGTACCTTGTGGTTCTGTTGGCAGAAGGGAAGGCAGAAGACTACCGGGCTAAGTTTGCCGGTCGTCATCAAGCACGCTTACGACGCCGAATTTGTCGAAAGCCAGGTGTTCTCCGTCAGCGACGCCTGGTCGGCAATCAAGCTCACGCACCCAAAGTCAGGGAAGGCCTATGCGAACAGCTTTGGGACGCTTCCCACGAAAGTGTCGCCGCCCGGGAACTGAACGCCCATGACTGGAGATTACTCGATTGTCAGGGTAGATGCATCGCGGATCGATCTAATGCGGCGGCTCAACGCGATGTTCGGTGAAGTTTTCGGAGATCCAAGCTCCTATTGTTCAGCACAGCCCCGGCGGGAGTATCTGGAAAGACTTTTGCGCGCTGAGACCTTGGTGGCACTCGCGGCGGTTCGAGGTGACGACGTGGTGGCCGGCCTTACTGCGTATCTCCTCCATAAGCTCGAGCAGGAACGAACAGAGGTTTACCTTTATGACCTTGCGGTCCGGGCGGAATTTCGTCGTCAAGGGATAGCGACGAAACTCATTGAGACTCTCTGGGCGGAGGTCGCGGCCTTCCCCGTGCACGTGATCTTTGTCCAAGCTGACCACGGAGATGACCCGGCGGTCGCACTCTATTCCAAACTGGGGTTGAAGGAGGAGGTGCTTCACTTCGACCTCCTGCGAACGCGCTCTTCCTGCACTCGTGGGTCCCAGACCGATTTATGAGTGGATGGCTTTCTGGGTCGTTTGCCGTCAGGATGGGACGCCGTTTAGCTATGAAGTGATGAACGTTGTACTCGTCCATGGCTTTCTGAACCGTGGCTCGATCATGCGATCGCTGAGCAGGAGCCTTGAGGCAGCCGGCCATCGAACCCTTACGCCTTCGCTTTCTCCCTGTGACGGCCGGTGCGGGATTGGCCGCCTTGCTGAACTTCTCAAGGCAGAGGTGAACGCGAAGTTCGGAGACGAGGCGCCCCTTGTGGTGGTGGGATTCAGTATGGGGGCGATTATCTCCCGTTACTATCTTCAGCGGCTCGGGGGCAGTTCCCGCACGGTTTTGTTTGCCTCAATCGCCGGCCCGCACGCGGGCACCTGGACTGCGATTTTTTATCCTGTGCAAGGAACGCGCGAGATGCGCCTTGGCAGCCCGTTCCTCAGAGACCTGAACGGCCGGATCGCGGAGATTCACTCCATCCCGACCGTGTGTTACTGGAGTCCCTTCGATCTCATGATCCGGCCTCTCTCGTCGGCCTGCCTCGCGCATGCGGAGAGCATCAAAGTGCCCGCACTTGTCCATTCGCTATTGCTTTTCGATGCTCGCCTTCACCGTGACTTGATTGGACGGCTAGAACGAATTAGCAAAGAGCAACCGAGTGCCCCATGACCTCTCGCCTTCTCAACCTCTTCTCTTTGGCGCTCGTGTTAAATGGCGCGTGCAGTGCGCTGACGGCGCAAGAAGGCTCGGCTCTGTTAAAGGGCCAGACGGTGTATGTTGCCATTTCCCCCCAACAGGCTGTCGTGACGGCGGAGTGCGAGGTCTTGGTTGACGCTGCAGACGACCAACGCGAAGCGGCGTTCTATTTACCGGTCTATGCATCCAGTGAATCCACGTCGTCTCAAGTCCTCCGAGACTCAAACATTGTGGTGCAGGCGGGATCTGGGCGGGAGTACAAGCTCGTGGGCACGACTCCGCCTGAGCATCTTGAGCCGATCGAGACAACTGCGCCCGTGCATTGGTTTGTGTTGTTGATGGATGACGTGGAACCCGGGGTTCCGGGGCAGAGTTTCAAACTGCATATCAGTTATCGGCAGAGACTGGTGAATGGGCAGTTTCTGTATCTCCCGCTCACTCACCACCGTGGGAGTCACTCGCTTGAAGGGCGCTCCTGGAGTCACCAACTTCTTGCTCGCCGAGGCGACAAGGTGGTTAGGCTGGGCAATGAAGTTGAGGGCGCCACGCTAGGCGATACGCTCGTGGTGTACCTCAAACAGCTTGAGGAAGTTTCGATCAAGTAAGCTGCCTGCGGGTGCGGCAGGAGGGGAGCCAAGCTGAACGGGAAGCGGGGCGCGAAACGTTGGTGACGCTCACATCGGCTGCGGATTTGCGAACGATGGCCAAGTAGCCAAAGTGGGGCAGCGCTTTGCGGCGTGGCTCCTCGTGCCTTACCTGGCTTGGGTGACTTTTGCGGCCCTTCTCTGCCATGCGGTTTGGCGCTTGAATCCGAACCTCCTTTGATCGCCTCTCGCAGATGCAGCGCTTGTTGACTCCACTCGCACACCTTATCGGCCTTAATTCGTTACAATGACCCAAATGAACACGTTCGAATGTCCTGTTTGTGGCGCCGAGGTCCGGAAAGGTGCGCTCTCCTGCAGGGAGTGTGGTGCGGATGAGCGTACCGGGTGGAACTTGGAGAACACGCGGTACGACGGGATGGATTTTGTGCCAGACGATGCCGGTCCCGAAAAGAGGGACAAGGCAGGTGTGTTCTCGCGCAAAGGGGCGGGGCCCTTCACGTGGGTGATCGCCGCGATCTTGCTCGTAGTCGTGACCGCTGCATTTCTGGCATGAAACATGACCGGCACCTGACTCCGCTGCTTGAAGGCGTGTCCTTCGCGAGCGCGGCAATGGGGTACGACAAGAAGGTGTGGCTCTTTGGCCCCCAAAACCCGGGAGACGTGGTGAAGGTGCATGTCTTTCTGGATGCGGAGATCTACCTCAAGCGAGTCGGTGCGCTGGGCGTACTTGAGGAGTTTTGCCGAAGCGCCGGTTCCGTATCGTCGGCCTATGCGTTTGTATCCCACGGGACGATGGCCGAGCGGAATCGCGAGTCACTCTTTCACCGCCCCTTTTGCGAGTTTCTCTGCCGCGAGTTGGTTCCGCAGCTCGTTTCCCGCACGGGGATGTCTGAGCGCTGCTCTCCCGGACTGTTATGCGGTTTGAGCCTCACCGGCTTGGCATCCGTGATGGTTGCTGTTTATTTTCCGGACGTTTACCCGCTCATTGCGGCGCAATCGGGGGCGTACTGGCCGGAGGACGGTCGTATACTCCGCGAATTGGAGAACCTCCATGGTTCGGAGGCGTTCTACTTTGATGTGGGGTCGGAGGAAACGGATCGGGAGGGGGAGATCTGGTCGCAGATGGAGGGCGTCAAGGCGGTGGTGGATGCCTTGAGGAAGCAGGGGCGCCGTTCCGAGTTCAGCGTGTTTGAAGGTGGGCATGATTCGGATGCCTGGCGCAGAAGCCTTCCCGCCGTATTGCATTGGGCCCAGAAATCTGGGATTTAGCCTGAAGATGCTTAAGCGCTTCCACCATGTTGCGGTGATCTGCTCAGACTATCCCACGTCGAAGGATTTTTATACCAAAATCCTCGGCCTTCGCGTGGTGCGGGAAAACCTGCGAGCGGGACGAAATTCGTACAAACTGGACCTCGAGATCCCTGAGGGAGGCCAGATCGAATTGTTCTCATTTCCCAATCCTCCCAAGCGACCCTCTTACCCTGAGGCACGCGGCCTTCGCCACCTTGCCTTTGAGGTTGATGACCTGGACGCCGCTGTCGCCGGTCTTGCGGGGCACGGTATTGTGGTGGAGCCCGTCCGTGTCGATGAATTTACCGGCAAGCGGTACACCTTCTTCAAGGACCCTGACGAGCTTCCCATTGAACTTTATGGTGCCTAGGATGCGAATTGGTTTCGCAGCCCTGTGCTGCATCTTGGCGGCCGCCAAGCCCGGCCTGCGTGGCGAGGCCGAACAGGCCGCTCCACCGCCACCTTTACAGGAATTTCTCTGTATCCTTAATCTCGATACACGGTATCACCCGGAGGAAGCCTGGACGAAGCAGGACAGTGAGGCTGTTTCGGCGCATTTCAAGCGACTCAAGGAAGCGGCGTCGACGGGCCGCGTGATCCTTGCCGGCAAGACCAGTGAGCCTAACGACAAGACGATTGGGATCGTCCTGCTGCGCGCGCCGGGTGCCGAGGAGGCGGATGCATTCATTCGGGAGGACCCTGCGGTGGCGGCCGGAATCATGAAGTATGAGCTGCGACCGATCCGCATCGTGATCAAGGAACCCGCTCGATGAGCGGTGGGTACTCGAAGTGGCGGACGCTGCTGGCCCGATTGCTGAGGATATGCGCGCTCGCCGCGGTGTCGACGTACGTGATCCTTTGCGGGTACGTGGCGGCCATCCAGCGGAGACTCCTTTATTTTCCGACTCACCACACCCCCGCGTCGTTGCTGGAGCGCTGGGAAAGAGGCGGGCAACTCATTGGTTTCAAGCGGGAGGTTTCCGGGGCTAAGACCGCGTGGCTCTATCTGCATGGCAATAGTGGCCAGGCGTCGGAGCGATCTGCTGTCCTCAGGAAGGTCGGGACTGCGAGCAGTTACTACATCGTGGAGTATCCCGGGTATGGTGGACGGGCGGGCTCGCCCTCGGAGGACGCGTTGAATTCGGCCGCGCGAGAAGCCTACCTCGAACTGGTCGCTTCGGGCAGGTATGAGCGCATCGGGGTGGTTGGTGAATCGTTGGGCAGCGGGCCGGCCAGCTTTCTCGGCACTGTGGATCCGCAGCCGGCGAAGATCGCGTTAATCGTACCGTATGATGAGATTGTCGCTGTGGCCGGAGAGCGTTATCCTTGGTTGCCTGTGCGGTTCCTGATGCGCGACCAGTGGAAGAATTCCGAGGCACTGCGTGGTTATCGCGGAGAGGTGGTGATTTTTGCGGCTTCGGAAGATGAGGTGATCCCCCCTCATCATGCCCGACGGCTGCATGAGCGGGTACCCGGGTCAAGGCTGGTCATCTTCCGAGGCGGCCACAATGACTGGCCGGAGTCGGGGGACGTGAAGATCGGTTTTTGAATTGGTGCCATGCGCCGCGTGTAATTCATTGCTGAAAAAATACTCGGAGCCATGGAGATCAGGATCGACGACTTGCGCGGGGTGGAGATTGCCCGATTTCTTGAGGAGCATCTGTGTGACATGCGTGCGGTGTCGCCGCCGGAGAGCAAGCACGCCCTGGATCTGGACGGGTTGCGTCAGCCCTGCATCACATTTTGGACACTTTGGGATTCGGGTGAACTGCTGGCTTGCGGAGCGTTGAAGGAGCTCGACGCGGAGACGGGAGAGGTGAAGTCAATGCGCTCTCGAAGTAATCTCAGGAGGACTGGCTTGGGATCTCGGATGCTGGTGCACCTGCTTGCCGAGGCGAAGCGCCGTCGCTACAAGCAGCTCTATCTAGAGACGGGGGCGATGCCATTCTTCGAACCGGCGAGGCGTCTCTACCTCAAACATGGATTCAGCTATTGCGGGCCATTTGGGAGTTACCGACTTGATCCCAACAGCGTGCATATGGTGCTCGATCTGTAGGTTTCAGGATCTTTGAATTGCTCTGAAGGTCGTGGAGGCAACGCATAATCATGCAAAGAATGAAATCCGTCATTTTGTCCTGTGGAATACTTGTCTTCGCGCTGGTCATGGCATCACGCGCCGATTTCATCGCCGATGCTGAGAAGCTGGCCCAAGAGGGAAAGCTTACCGAGGCCAAAGCCATGCTTGAGCAGGCACTCGCCGCGGAGCCCGCGAATGCGAAGCTTCATCATGCTCTTGGAGTTCTCAGTGCGGTTGAGGGCAACCTCGACCTGGCACTGCAGCAATTGGCCCACGCGCGTGCGCTCGAGCCTAAAGATGCCAATATAATTCGCGACCTTGCGGGCGTCCATTTTACTTTGGCGCAAAAAAACAAGTCGATCAGGGAGGCAATCAAGGGGAAGGATTTGCTCAAGGAGGCAGTCGAGGCAGAACCCAAGAATGTGACCTGCCGGCGGGCGTTGGTGGGATTTTATCGGGACGCCCCGTTTTTTGTGGGAGGGAGCAAGGGGAAGGCTTACGACGAGATAGAGTCGCTACGAAAGCTCGACCCGAAGAATGCCTCTTACATGGCGCTCGAGGCGTATATCGACGATGAGCGGTGGCAGGATGCTGAGCGTGAATGGGAGGCTGTGCGTGCCTTGGCACCCCAGGAGAACTATTGGATGATCCTGCGGGGAAAGCTTTGCGCGCGTTCAGGCAAAGGTTTGGAGGCGGGTGAGGCGATGCTGACGGAATATCTTAAGATCGAGCCATTGAATGAATGGGAGAGGGGGAATGCCCTTTTGTTTCTTGGCGAGATTCGGCGCCATAAGAAGGACTATGCCGGCGCGAGGAAGCTCTTGGAGGAGGCGAAAGGTTACCGTTACAGCAAGCCGGAGGCCGAACAGGTATTGGCCAAGTTGCCAGCTGCCTGATGTTTTTGGAGTTGGAAAGACCTGTCTCGCTGTTTAGTTCCAAGAAATGAAGACATACGCGTTCTATGGGGCAGGGGCGGCGTTGGCGACGTTCTTTCTAACGGCGTTGATCTATTTTCTCGGCCTGCATTCGGATGTGTCCAAGCTCTCGCTGGCGGGATGGATCATGACGGTTGGCGGCCTGACCATCTTCATCCTCGCTCTCGTGCTGGGCGTGAGGGAGGTGCGTTCGACTGCGGATGCGACGAAAGACTATACCTATGCCAACGCTTTTGCGGCGTGCTTCTTCATCACCCTGTTCTCGTCGATCTTTGGGGTGTTCACCAATCTGCTTTACACGATGGTGGTTAACCCGGGATTTCAGGATCTGATCCTGCAAGGGCAAATCGCTCAGATGCAAAAACAAGGAATGCCGCAGGACCAGATCAATGCATCGACCGAAATGATGCGGCGGTTCAACCACCCGGCCATTTCAAGCGCCATGAATTTCATCGCAGGCCTCGTGATAGGGACCATTATCTCGCTGATCGTCGCAATTTTCCTGAAGCGTAAAGCAGGGCAAGAGGAGCAGCTGAATCCTTTGGCCTGACGGTTCGGTTGTGCAGTTTTGACTCGACTTTTCGGGCCGAACTGCTTGCATCCGTCGTTTTGCGCGCCGCGAGGCGCCTCGATTCTTTACCAGCGAGATTAAAATGACGAAACGCACTCTGCCTGCCAGGAGGTTCATTAAGCCGACGTTCGAGT of Opitutaceae bacterium contains these proteins:
- a CDS encoding cupin domain-containing protein; translated protein: MTKIINLRDVKSKDWASPGGKFGASDLELSIALGRKPESLDLGDRHPFDVIVSTVPAGKAACPYHAHSAQFEYYQVLSGKGRVRSESGIREIVPGDCFVFKPGEAHQLLGGENEAVTVILVADNPLGESCYYPDSKKWIVHAPEDRLIRSEPLEYLDGEKD
- a CDS encoding zinc ribbon domain-containing protein, with translation MNTFECPVCGAEVRKGALSCRECGADERTGWNLENTRYDGMDFVPDDAGPEKRDKAGVFSRKGAGPFTWVIAAILLVVVTAAFLA
- a CDS encoding GNAT family N-acetyltransferase gives rise to the protein MEIRIDDLRGVEIARFLEEHLCDMRAVSPPESKHALDLDGLRQPCITFWTLWDSGELLACGALKELDAETGEVKSMRSRSNLRRTGLGSRMLVHLLAEAKRRRYKQLYLETGAMPFFEPARRLYLKHGFSYCGPFGSYRLDPNSVHMVLDL
- a CDS encoding VOC family protein, with amino-acid sequence MLKRFHHVAVICSDYPTSKDFYTKILGLRVVRENLRAGRNSYKLDLEIPEGGQIELFSFPNPPKRPSYPEARGLRHLAFEVDDLDAAVAGLAGHGIVVEPVRVDEFTGKRYTFFKDPDELPIELYGA
- a CDS encoding PIN domain-containing protein, which gives rise to MRFLLDVNALIALAHTDHEAHSTTTKWFARTAQHAEVFFTCAITELGFARVSVQARLEPDVDAAKRTLGELRKSSSVPFKIVGDDIGIEMLPTAIRGHSSITDAHLILLAKKYGAKLATLDTGIEGAELIS
- a CDS encoding methyltransferase domain-containing protein, which codes for MARLDHRYLGYQLLQGYGLEIGALHEPAPIPPGVEVEYFDAISEIEAASLFPEIDCSRFVRVKYVGDLDSAGLKQIPSQSRDFVIANHVLEHLSNPIRAVEEMFRILKTGGIAVIAIPDKRFTFDSKRLETSFEHLWQDYQSQTVVSDDSHYLDFLESAAPHVFMQDPTNLSHHVARARARREHTHVWTSETFRSFLYEAMKRLGIDAHARYEICGDETRIEYFSAWQKRSSPSK
- a CDS encoding alpha/beta hydrolase: MSGGYSKWRTLLARLLRICALAAVSTYVILCGYVAAIQRRLLYFPTHHTPASLLERWERGGQLIGFKREVSGAKTAWLYLHGNSGQASERSAVLRKVGTASSYYIVEYPGYGGRAGSPSEDALNSAAREAYLELVASGRYERIGVVGESLGSGPASFLGTVDPQPAKIALIVPYDEIVAVAGERYPWLPVRFLMRDQWKNSEALRGYRGEVVIFAASEDEVIPPHHARRLHERVPGSRLVIFRGGHNDWPESGDVKIGF
- a CDS encoding DUF4199 domain-containing protein, with product MKTYAFYGAGAALATFFLTALIYFLGLHSDVSKLSLAGWIMTVGGLTIFILALVLGVREVRSTADATKDYTYANAFAACFFITLFSSIFGVFTNLLYTMVVNPGFQDLILQGQIAQMQKQGMPQDQINASTEMMRRFNHPAISSAMNFIAGLVIGTIISLIVAIFLKRKAGQEEQLNPLA
- a CDS encoding YciI family protein, whose product is MRIGFAALCCILAAAKPGLRGEAEQAAPPPPLQEFLCILNLDTRYHPEEAWTKQDSEAVSAHFKRLKEAASTGRVILAGKTSEPNDKTIGIVLLRAPGAEEADAFIREDPAVAAGIMKYELRPIRIVIKEPAR
- a CDS encoding alpha/beta hydrolase-fold protein; protein product: MKHDRHLTPLLEGVSFASAAMGYDKKVWLFGPQNPGDVVKVHVFLDAEIYLKRVGALGVLEEFCRSAGSVSSAYAFVSHGTMAERNRESLFHRPFCEFLCRELVPQLVSRTGMSERCSPGLLCGLSLTGLASVMVAVYFPDVYPLIAAQSGAYWPEDGRILRELENLHGSEAFYFDVGSEETDREGEIWSQMEGVKAVVDALRKQGRRSEFSVFEGGHDSDAWRRSLPAVLHWAQKSGI
- a CDS encoding GNAT family N-acetyltransferase; translation: MTGDYSIVRVDASRIDLMRRLNAMFGEVFGDPSSYCSAQPRREYLERLLRAETLVALAAVRGDDVVAGLTAYLLHKLEQERTEVYLYDLAVRAEFRRQGIATKLIETLWAEVAAFPVHVIFVQADHGDDPAVALYSKLGLKEEVLHFDLLRTRSSCTRGSQTDL
- a CDS encoding tetratricopeptide repeat protein → MKSVILSCGILVFALVMASRADFIADAEKLAQEGKLTEAKAMLEQALAAEPANAKLHHALGVLSAVEGNLDLALQQLAHARALEPKDANIIRDLAGVHFTLAQKNKSIREAIKGKDLLKEAVEAEPKNVTCRRALVGFYRDAPFFVGGSKGKAYDEIESLRKLDPKNASYMALEAYIDDERWQDAEREWEAVRALAPQENYWMILRGKLCARSGKGLEAGEAMLTEYLKIEPLNEWERGNALLFLGEIRRHKKDYAGARKLLEEAKGYRYSKPEAEQVLAKLPAA
- a CDS encoding DUF1428 domain-containing protein, whose protein sequence is MSLYTDGFVIPVPKRKLKAYLKIARQSAKIWKEYGALDYKECVGDDLQSSFAMPFPKGIKLKRGETVVFSWITYKSKSQRDSVNKKIMADPRMAEICDPKNPPFDFKRMLYGGFKVAVSA